Proteins co-encoded in one Mesorhizobium huakuii genomic window:
- the cybH gene encoding Ni/Fe-hydrogenase, b-type cytochrome subunit, translated as MTIHETLAAADAHGEKAVERQSIYVYEAPVRIWHWVNAVSILTLALTGYFIGSPLPSVPGEAIANFLMGYIRFIHFAAGQVLAVFLILRVYWAFVGNIHSRQIFYVPFWSGRFWKEWLHEVRWYTFLARQPKYVGHNPLSQFTMFLMFTLPLFFMVITGFALYSEGAGRDGWEYALFGWVFSIWPNSQDIHTFHHLGMWVILAFLMVHIYVAIREDIMSRQSIISSMISGERLFKDVED; from the coding sequence ATGACTATCCATGAAACTCTCGCAGCCGCCGACGCCCACGGCGAAAAGGCCGTCGAGCGCCAGAGCATCTATGTTTACGAAGCCCCGGTGCGCATCTGGCACTGGGTCAACGCCGTCTCGATCCTGACGCTCGCGCTAACCGGCTATTTCATCGGCTCGCCGCTGCCTTCCGTGCCGGGCGAGGCCATCGCCAATTTCCTGATGGGGTATATCCGCTTCATCCACTTCGCGGCGGGGCAGGTCCTTGCCGTGTTCCTTATCCTCAGGGTCTACTGGGCCTTTGTCGGCAATATCCATTCCCGCCAGATCTTCTATGTGCCCTTCTGGAGCGGCCGCTTCTGGAAGGAATGGCTGCATGAGGTGCGGTGGTACACGTTCTTGGCCCGGCAGCCGAAGTATGTCGGCCACAACCCTCTTTCCCAGTTCACCATGTTCCTGATGTTCACCCTGCCGCTCTTCTTCATGGTGATCACCGGCTTTGCGCTCTATAGCGAGGGTGCCGGCCGCGACGGCTGGGAATATGCGCTCTTCGGCTGGGTGTTCTCGATCTGGCCCAACAGCCAGGACATCCACACATTCCACCATCTCGGCATGTGGGTAATCCTCGCCTTCCTCATGGTTCACATTTATGTGGCGATCCGCGAGGACATTATGAGCCGACAGAGCATCATCTCGTCGATGATTTCCGGCGAACGGCTCTTCAAGGACGTGGAGGACTAG
- a CDS encoding HyaD/HybD family hydrogenase maturation endopeptidase: protein MVAPNPLASSPSPRILVLGIGNILWADEGFGVRAVETFHKAYRVPDNVTVLDGGTQGLYLVQFVNEHDRLIVFDAIDYGLEPGTMKIVEDDVVPKFTGAKKMSLHQTGFQEVLSAADLMGHYPDRLVLIGCQPLDLEDWGGPLTTPVKAVIPRAIETAVGILRDWGVVVTARPDGAAVPPLLENDIDFERYERRAESAALRY, encoded by the coding sequence ATGGTCGCCCCAAATCCCTTGGCCTCTTCGCCTTCCCCGCGGATTCTCGTGCTTGGCATAGGCAATATCCTCTGGGCCGACGAAGGCTTCGGCGTGCGCGCGGTGGAAACCTTCCACAAGGCGTATCGGGTGCCTGACAACGTCACCGTCCTCGATGGCGGCACGCAGGGGCTCTATCTCGTGCAGTTCGTCAATGAACACGATCGTTTGATCGTGTTCGACGCCATCGACTACGGCCTCGAGCCGGGCACGATGAAGATCGTGGAAGACGACGTGGTGCCGAAATTTACTGGCGCCAAGAAGATGAGCCTGCATCAGACCGGCTTCCAGGAGGTGCTGAGCGCCGCTGACCTCATGGGGCACTATCCCGATCGGCTGGTTCTCATCGGGTGCCAGCCGCTGGATCTCGAAGACTGGGGCGGCCCGCTGACGACGCCGGTCAAGGCAGTCATACCGCGCGCAATCGAAACGGCAGTAGGAATATTGCGGGACTGGGGCGTCGTCGTCACTGCGCGACCGGATGGAGCAGCGGTTCCGCCACTACTTGAAAACGACATCGATTTCGAACGTTACGAGCGCCGAGCCGAATCGGCCGCATTGCGCTATTGA